The Kribbella sp. HUAS MG21 genome includes the window CGCCGCGAAGTACAGGTAGTTGCCCACGAGTACGACGGCGGCCGCGACCAGGGGGAGTACCACGAGCGTGCCGCGGCGGAACTCCTGGCGGAACGCGGTCCGGAAGGCAGTGAACGCGTGAAACGATTCATCGGATGACCTGCGTCTGGCCAGCGAATATGCCGCGAGCGTGGCCGGGCCGATACCGAGAGCGATCCCGCCGAGCAGCGTGAAGAGCATCCACAGCGCGTTCAGCTTGATCGCCCACAGCACCTCGTCTGCAGCGTCGTACAGCTTGATGGCCCAGCCACCGTTCATGCCGGTTCCTGCCTTGAATCGGGCGAAAAGTGATGTGACCGTATGGTTGAATCGTCTCAATGTCAAGGCTTCGGAAAGCGTTTGTCAGGGAGCGGTCACGGCGGCGGGAAACCGGTTTTGCGCGAAGGCGCGAGTCAGGGGCGCGAGACGCGCAGATTCGCGTACTCGCCGATCAGGGGCGCGAGACGCGTAGGTTCGCGTACTCGCCGATCAGCGGTGCCATCTGCCGGAAGCCGAGCTTGCCGCCGGGCAGCGGCTGCTCGTCGCGCCAGGAGAAGCTGACCAGCTCGTTGACCGCGAACGTGATCTCGCCCTGGTGGGCGGTGAGCCTTATCCGGTACGGGCCGTCGGCGTCCGCGACGTCCGGGATCGGGTCGGCGCCCTGCGCGACCAGGTGGAACCCGTAGCTCTTGCGCAGGTTGCAGGTGTGGAAGGCCCGCTCGGCCGGCCAGCGGCGGCGGAAGTACGAGACGTGGTACGTGTCCAGGTCGCCGTGGTGGTACTGCTCGTACGGCCCGGTGCGCGGCCGGAGGTCGAACAGATCCTCGCCGGCGCGGCCGCGGGCGTGGAAGAACAGGATGCACAGGCCGGGCTCGCGAATCGGCCAGAAATCCCACTCGACGGTGACGTCGGGTGGGAAGTCCTCCGGGCACCACAGCACCACGTTCGCGTCCTGACCGTCCTCGGCCGGGCGCACGCTCTCCAGCCGCAGCCGACCGAGCGGGAACGAGGTCGCGCCGTCGCCCTCGAGCCGGAACCCGTCGAGGTCGGTGGGGGAGGCGAGCGGGTTCTCGTAGTAGACCGTCATCAGCGCTTGCGTTTGAAGTCGCTGGATTCGCGGACGATCAGGTCCGGCTGGAAGATGACCTGTCTGTGCTTGTGCCGGTCCGCAGCCTCGACCTCCTCCTGCAGCAGCTCCATCGCGGACCGCCCGAGCAGCTCGGCGGGTTGCCGCACCGACGACAGCGGTACGGCGGCAGCCCGCGCGAAGTCGATGTCGTCGTACCCGACGATCGCCATGTCCCGCGGTACTCGGAGGCCGGCGACGGCCATACCCTGCAGGAATCCGAGCGCGAGCAGGTCGTTGGCGAGGAACGCCGCGGTCGGGCGGGACCGGGCGGGGAGCGCGGCGATGCGTTCACCGATCGCGCGGCCCTCGACGACGCCCATCACGTCGACCTCGTAGTGCTGGAGCTCGACGCCGCCGGCCTCCTCGACGGTCGCGGTGATCCCGGCCTGGCGATCCGCTACCTGCTGCATCGAGAACGGCCCACCGACGAAGGCGATCCGGCGATGACCGGCCTCGATCAGGTGGTTCCCCGCGAGACGTCCGCCCAGTTGATCGTCGACCGACACGGAGCACAGGCCGCGATCCGCCGTACGGTCCACGAGGACGACCGGCGTACCGCGATCCACCAGGGCGGCGAGGCGCGGATCGCTGCTGTCGAACGGGGTGATGAGGATGCCCATCACCCGCTGCTGCTCGAGCTGGTCGAGGTGATGACCTTCGCGGACCGGGTCGGTCTTGCTGTTGCACAGCATCACGACTGTGTCGTGCTCGTACGCGAGCGACTCGGCGCCTTCGGCGAGGTTGGTGAAGAACGGGTTGCTGACGTCGAGCACGACGAGGCCGACCGTGCGGCTCTTGCCCGCGCGGAGGTGCCGGGCCGCCTCGTTCCGGACGAATCCGAGGGCGTCGATGCTTGCTTGCACACGTTTGCGCGTGGCAGGCGCCACGATCGAAGGCCGGTTCAAGAAGTTGCTCACGGTCCCGACCGAAACCCCGGCCTCCCGCGCAACCTCCTTGATGCTGGGCGTAGCCATCATCCCCCGTCCAGCGTCTCGATCCTGTCTGCCGAGCAGTCTAGTCAGCCCGGATTGAATCGTCTAAATCCAAAGGACACCGCTGCGCGGCGGCTGTCCTGTTGGCCGCCTTCGGCGGCGCGCGGACTGCATCCAGGCCGTGCGGGTACCGGCGAAGCTCCAGGTCCCGCCGAGGACACCGCCGCGTGGAAAGGACACCGCTGCGCGGCGGCCGTTCTGTTGGCCGCCTTCGGCGGCGCGCGGGCTGCGTCTACGCCGTTCGGGTTCCGGCGAAGTTCCAGGTCCTGCGGGGGGCAGGCGCTGGACTTGCGACATCAAATGGGGACCGTGCACAAGGTATTGCCTGTGCAACGTCCCCATTTGGTATGCCCGGTTCCGGTGACGGTCTTCGGCGGTCGGCGCCGGCTGTGTCGCGGGCGACGCACTGCGCGCGCGATCGGGGCCGAGTGGCTACGCGTGCGGCTGTCGGTTGTGGACGGCGTACGTCAGGTAGGTCACTCGGGGAGCGGGCTCCGTGCGTGCCGGCTCCAGGGCTATGCGGTCCGCGTCGACGCCTTCGAACAGGCGGGTTCCGGCGCCGAACAGCACCGGCGACAGCGTGATGGTGAACTCGTCGATCAGGCCCGCGTTCAGGTACTGCAGGATCGTCTCGCCGCCGCCGGAGACGCGGACATCGCGGTCACCTGCGGCAGCGCGGGCCTGGTCGAGAGCCGCTTCGATGCCCTCGGTGACGAAGTGGAATGTCGTCCCGCCCGGCCGCTCCCACGGGTCGCGTTTGGTGTGTGTCACGACAAAGACCGGCGTATGGAACGGCGCCTCCTCCGGCCACGCCAACTCTCCGGCGTCGAACATCCGCCTGCCCATGACATTGGCGCCGATCCGCTCGTGCGTCGCCCGCGCGATCTCGTTGTCCCGGCCTTCCTCGCCGCCCTTGCCGAGTTTCAGGTTCTCCCGGAAGAACCGCTGCGGGAACGTGGCCTGATGCAGCTCCGACCACTGCGCCATCCAGCGCCGTACGCCCGGATCGTCCGGCTTCCTCGCAGGCCCGAAGAGATCCTCGACGGGCACCTCCGCAGGCGCGATGAACCCGTCCAGCGACATCGTCACGCTGAAGAACACCTTCCCGCCCATCAGCCCTCAGCCCCTTTCGCCAGGATCTCGGTGACATACGCGGCCAGCTTGCTCAGCGTCTGCCGGCCGCCCTCGACAGCGTGATACTTCTCGACCGCTTCGTCGCGCAGCTCCTGCGTAGGAAACACAGTGCGCATCTCGATCCGCGTCGCCATACCGTCGGGCTCGAACGTCAGCACCGACTCGAAGGCGTTCGGGTCGTCGCGGGACTCACCGTGCAGCAGCGCGATGCGTTCCGGCGGGGCGATCTCCGTCCACGAGATCCACTCGGCGTACTCCGTCCCGTCCGGCCCGCGCATCGCGAAGTCCCACACCCCGCCGACGTGGAACTCGAACGACCGCGTGGTCGTGGCAAACCCCTCCGGCCCCCACCATCGCGACAGATGCCGTACGTCGGTGAACGCCTCGAACACCAGCTCGCGCGGCGCGTCGATGACCCTGGAGATCACCACCTCCCGGCTGGCCGTCGCGGAACGCGCTCCCAGCTCGCCCATCAATCAGTCCTCCTGCCTCGCCTGCTTGAGCTCCTGCACGTACGCGTCCAGCCGGTCGAAGCTCTCGTTCCAGAACCGCTCGAAGCCGCCGGTCCACTCGTGAACCGGCCGCAACCCGCGGGCGTCCAGGCCGTACAAGCGCTGCTTGCCCGCCTTGCGGTCGCGCACCAGCCCGACTTCGCGGAGCACCCGCAGGTGCTTGGAGGCTCCCGGCTGGGACATTCCCAGCTCTTCGGCCAACTCGGTCACCGGCCGCTCGCCCGCCCGCAGCAGCACCAGGATCTGCCGGCGCTGCGGCTCCGCGATCGCGTTGAAGACGTCCGACGTGGTCGCTGCTCGTGCCATGCCAGCGATCATATGCCCATATCGGAATACGTCAACCCGGCCGACGATCAGAGTGCGAGTACGGCTCCGGCCGCGTGCAGGTCGTCCTGGAGGCGCCGTACGTCGATCTGCTGCACGGCACGCGCAGTCGCGACCGCTTGTGCCGCCGCGAGCCCGGCCGCCTGGCCGAGCATCTCGTACTGCACCTCCATCCGCACCGACGCGAACGCGACATGCGACGCACTCAGGCACACCGGGACCAGCAGGTTCCGGCAGTCGTCGTAGCGGGGCACGATGCAGCGGTACGGGATCTGGTACGGCGCGACGCCGACGGACAAGTAGCCCTCGTTGAACACCGACGCGACCGGATCCGGGTGCTCGTAGGCGACCGACCACGTCCGCTGCAGCTCGCGGACATCGATGTGATAGGAGCCCATGGCAACGGAGTCGTACTGAGCCGCGGGCCGGGGGAGCAGGTCGTGCTGCGTGAGGACGTACTCGCCGCGCATCCGGCGCGCCTCGCGGACGTACAGCTGGTGCGGGAGCCCGCCGGTGTCGGTGAACTCGTCCACCGGCAGGCCCCAGGCGGCCAAGCCGTCGCGCACCGACCTCGGTACGTCGGGGTCAGTGGTCATGAACCAGAGGAAGTCGCGGGTGTAGTCCTCGTGGCGACGGCGGATGCGTTCGCGTTCGGTGGGGTCGGCGTCGGGGTAGGCCCAGTTCGTTCCGTCGAGCAGGCTGAGCGACAGCGGGCCGATCGAGTTGCCGTCGCACTTGGCGTTGGGCAGGTTCGGCACGAGACCGATCACGTCGCCCGCGGACACCTCCACCCCGCCGGTCCGCAGTACGGCGAACCACCGCCGGGCCAACTCCCACTCGGCAGGGTCGTACCCGGCCCGCCGCTCGAACGGGATCCGGTCCGCGGCCTGCGTCAGACACACGCGATAGCCGTAGGCCATCACGCCGCCGTCGCCCGCGCCGACCTCCGCCAACGGACGCGCATGCACCAGCGGCAGGACCGCAGCCGGCTCATGTTCCGGAGATTTGCCGTACGGCGCTGGAGGTGTCGTCAGCGGCGACACGAAAGGTGGGAACTGGTGCTTCCCGGGCGCGAACTCCCGGCGCCCGGCGAGGCTTTCGCCGTACTTCGTCCTGCTCTCACGGCCGATGTCGTACGGGACACCGGCGGCGGCCATGAGGTCGCCTTCGTACGATGCATCGACGTACACGCCGGCCGTGTAGTCGCCGGCGGTCGTGCTGATCGCGGTGATGACGCCGTCCACCACCTGCGCGCCGGTGAGCGTCGCACCGAAGACGACGTCGACCTTGGCGTCCTCGACCCAACCGGTCAGAATCGCTTCCGCCACATGCGGCTCCGGACCGGCGAAGTGCCCGGGTGGTACGTCGTACCGCTCGGCGATCGCGAGCATGAACTCCCGCCCCAGACCGCCCAGCACCCGCGCATCGCCAAGGTCGGTATACCCAAGCCCACCCGACACCATCCCACCCAGATGCCGCCCCGGCTCCACCAACGTCACCTGCGCACCAGCCCGCGCAGCCGCCACCGCAGCGCACACCCCACCCGCCGTACCGCCATACACAACCACGTCACCCATCGCCCCAACCTACGACGCAGCAGCACGGGAAGAGACACCGCCGGGAAAGGACGCCGCTCCGCGGCGACAGTCCTCCTGGCCGCCTCCGGCGGCGCGCAGACGGTACCGCGCCCTCTCGGTACTGGCGCAGCCGACGGCCCTGCCAGACGAACGATGTGCTCGGCCCGCCGCGTGCTGTGGTGTGCGCTGCAGTGGCGATCTGCGGGGACGCGGCGGTGCACGGCGCGTGGACGGCCTTGGGGGCGGGGTGTGGGAACTGGGTGTGGCGGGCGGGGTGTGGGAACGGGGCGTGGCGGACGGGGTGCGGGGGAGGGGCACGGAGGATTGTGGGCGGCGGACGCTGGACTACGTGCGGCGGACCAGGTGTGCGAACCGCAAGCCGCGAACCACCGGCATCAGCGTCCTGTCCCGTGCCGACAACCAAGCTCAAGCTCTGCAGTTCCCACCGGGCGACCTGGCGTGTAACACCGTGTTCACAAATGGGCAACAGGTCCGTAATTGCTGGTTGGCACTGTCGGGGGCGGTCGGGCAGGTACACGTGAGGGCGCGGCCTCTACGAAGGGACGGACAGTTGACCTACAAGGCCGAGTACATCTGGATCGACGGCACGCAGCCCAGCGCGCGGTTGCGGTCGAAGACGAAGATCCTGGCGGACGGCGCCGAACTGCCGGACTGGGGGTTCGACGGGTCGAGCACCAACCAGGCGCCGGGTGACAACTCGGACTGCGTCCTCAAGCCGGTGTTCTCGTGCCCGGACCCGATCCGCGGCGGCGACCACAAGCTGGTGCTGTGCGAGGTCTACCTCGTCGACGGCACCCCGCACCCGACCAACAACCGCGCCAAGCTGCTCCCGGTCGCCGAACAGTTCGCCGAGCAGGACTCGTGGTTCGGCATCGAGCAGGAGTACACCTTCTTCCAGGAGGGTCGCCCGCTCGGCTTCCCGGCGGTCGGGTTCCCCGCGCCGCAGGGGCCGTACTACTGCGGCGTCGGCGCCGACGAGGTGTTCGGGCGCGACATCGTCGAGCGGCACCTGGACGCCTGCCTCGATGCGGGTCTGAAGGTCTCCGGTATCAACGCCGAGGTCATGCCCGGCCAGTGGGAGTTCCAGATCGGCCCGGCCGGACCGGTCGAGGTGGCCGACCACCTGTGGGTGGCGCGCTGGCTGCTGTACCGGATCGCCGAGGAGTACGACGTCGCCGCGACGCTGGACGCCAAGCCCGCGAAGGGTGACTGGAACGGCGCCGGCGCGCACACGAACTTCTCCACCCGCGCGATGCGCGAGGGGTACGACGCGATCATCACCGCGTGCGAGGCCCTCGGCGCCCCCGGCAAGGTCGAGGAGCACATCGCCGGGTACGGCGACGGCATCGAGGAGCGCCTCACCGGCGCCCACGAGACCGCCCCGCACGACGTCTACAGCTACGGCGTCTCGGACCGCGGCGCGTCGGTCCGCATCCCGTGGCAGGTCGAGGTCGACAAGAAGGGCTACATCGAGGACCGCCGCCCCAACGCGAACATCGACCCGTACAACGTCACCCGCCTCCTCGTGAACACCTGCTGCACTGCCCTGGAGAAGGCCGGCCAGGTCTGACGCAACCGTCTCAACCACTCCCCAGAAGCCGCATCATCCCTAGCTTCTGGGGAGTGTGTCTTGGCTTCGGGAGCATCCACAGGGAGTGGACCTGGGGTGGTGATCTGTCATGCTCGCGGGCGTGGAGGACGGGCTGACAGCAGAGCTTCGGTTGCCGTCGCCGCTCGTCGAGCTCGACGACGAACGGTTGCGGGCCGCGGGGGTACGGCTCCTGCTGAAGCGGGACGACCTGATTCACCCGGAAGTGCCCGGGAACAAGTGGCGGAAGCTGAAGTACAACATCGCCACTGCCCGGGAGCTGGGGTTCGGCATGCTGCTGACGTTCGGAGGCGCGTATTCGAACCACATCCGCGCGACCGCGGCGATCGGGGCGTACTGCGGATTCAGCACCATCGGGGTGATCCGAGGCGAGGAACATCTACCGCTGAACCCGTCGCTGCGGTACGCCGTCTCGCGCGGCATGCGGCTGACATACCTGGACCGTTCGACGTACCGCGAGAAGACCTCGGACGCCGTCATCAGGGCACTGCGTCAGGAATTCGAGGACTTCTACTTGATTCCCGAGGGCGGCAGTAATGCTGACGCTGTCCGGGGATGCGCGGAGTTGCCCGCAGAACTCGATGAATCCGTCGACGTGCTGTTCTGCGCGGTCGGCACCGGAGGAACCCTCGCAGGTGTCGCCGCCGGCCTACAGCCGAACCAACTGCTGATCGGAGTCCCAGTCCTCAAGGGCGCCACCTTCCTGGAGGACGAGATAGTCACCTTGCAGAACGAGGCGTACGGCGCCCGCACCGGAACATGGCGCCTCGAGCACAACTACCACTTCGGCGGCTACGCGAAACGGACACCCGAACTGGACAAGTTCCTCGATGACTTCGAGGCGCGACACGCTTTGCGCCTGGACTGGGTGTACGAGGCAAAGATGATGTACGCCCTCTACGACCAGGTCACCCGCGGCACTTTCCGTCGAGGCGCGACGCTCGTAGCGCTGATCAGCGGCTCCGGCAACGCGCCGGAAGCCTGATAACCACACTTCCAGCCACACCAACTGACAGTCACTTAAGCTGACGCTGCAGCTCTCGCCAAAGCCGAGCCCGAACCGCATCCGCGGCCAGCCCGCACCCGTCGCCGCCTCGATCCTCCGCCGGGACTCGGAGACTCGGGCATGGGTCCCGTCCCAGCATGGGCCGTGTCCCCGGGAGCCGTGGTCCACCGGTCAGTCCGGCACCCGAGCATCGCCATCACCACTCGCCGGAAACTCCCTGGTCGCCGGTGCCGGACTAATTCGTTCGCTCCGCTCGCCTTCGCGCTGTCCGTCGCGCAGCCCGCGCCTTCGCCGGGGCCCGGGTTGGGTTGGGCGGTGATGCGCGCCGCCGGAGGCGGCTGATGGGCTGCCGCCGCGAAGCGGTGTCCGCTGTTGATGCAATCACTTCAGATGTTGCCCGCGGGGTCGCGGAGGTCGGGCCTTCGCCGGGACCTGAATTGCGCGGGGCGTGATGCGCGCCGCCGGAGGCGGCCGAGGGACTGTCGCCGCGTAGCGGTGTCGTTTAGGCGTTCTTCGCCGCGCACTTCACGTGGGATGTGACTCGTGAGTAACATGTGGGGATGAGTCAGGTGTTGGGGTTGTGGGAGCGGTTGCGGGGTGTGCCCGGTGGGGAGCGGGTGTTTTCTTGGGGGTTTGCGTGGAAGGCGCCGTACTTTTGGTCGGTTCGGCCGCGGTTCGTGCAGGTCAGTCCTAACTTTGCGGCGCTTACCTTGCCCAAGCGGCGGGCGGTGTTGAATCACATTGGGACCGTGCATGCGATTGCCGTGTGCAACGGGCTCGAGGCGGCGATGGGGGCGCTCGCGGAGGCGACGGTGCCGGCGGGGAAGCGGTGGTTGCCGAAGGGGATGGAGGTTTCGTACCTCGCCAAGTCGACGTCGGACCTGACGTGCTCGGCGGAGACCGATCCGGACGCCTGGACCTCGGGACCCGACGTGCCGGTGAAGGTGAAGGCCACCCGTGACGACGGCACCGTGGTCGTCGAAGGCACCATCCACCTGTGGGTCACGGACAAGAAGGCGACCCACGAACGGGCGACCGACAACTAGGCGACCGACAAGCAGGCGACCGCCAAGAACGCGACCGACGAGAAATAGCCCCCCGCTTACCACGATGTCCGGCGTAAGGTCTGCGGGTGACTGAACTGCGGGTGGTGGATGTCGTCGAGGAGCAGCTCGACTCGGTGTGGCAGGTGCGGAACCGGTCGTTCGGGCCGGGTGGGGACCGCGAGGAGTGGACCAAGAACGCGCGCACGTTCATCGCCGACGGCCGGATGCTCGGCGTCCAGGACGGCGACGTACTGGTCGCGGCCGCGCGGATCTGGCCGTTCGAGCAGTGGTGGCAGGGGCGGCGGGTGCCGATGGGCGGGGTGGCCGGCGTCGTGGTCGCTCCGGAGTACCGCGGTCGTGGTGTCGGCAGTCTGCTGATGCGCGGCGTACTGCGCCGGTGCGCGGAGAAGGGCTACCCGCTGACCGGCCTGTATCCGGCGACGACGGTGCTCTACCGCCGCCTCGGCTACGAGTTCGCCGGCAGCCGCTACAGGTTCTCCTTCCAGGCGGCCGACCTGCGCACTCTCGGCGGCAGCGGTACGGCGGTACGCAAAGCCGGCCCGGCCGACGCGGACCGGTTCCTGGAGCTGGCGTCGAAGGCGCACGAGACCAGGCGGTCGAGCGGGCCGCTGATCTGGCCGCGGTCCGAGATCGTGTCCTGGCTCGAGGACGAGGACAACTTCGCCTACCTCGCCGACGACGGGTTCGTCGTCTACAACTGGTCCGACGGCGACCTGGCCGTCGATGAGCTGATCGCAGGTTCGGAGGAGACCGCGCGGGCGCTGTGGGCGACCGTCGGCTCGGGTGCCTCGATCGCGCGGACCGTGCACGCGTACTGCGCTCCGTTCGACCCGATCCACCTGCTCGCCGAACACGAGGCCGACGGCGACGCGCGCACCGTCCGCTGGATGCTCCGCCTGATCGACGCCCCGGCCGCGCTCGCGGCGCGCGGTTTCCCGGAAAACGTCGTACTCGAGGCCGACCTGCGGATCGACGACCCCGAGCTGCCCACGAACACCGGCGACTGGCACCTGTCGATCGCGAACGGCTCGGCGCGGCTCACCGCGTCCGAGCCGTCGCCTGACGCGCTCCGCCTCGGCGCCCGCGGTCTGGCCGCGCTGTACGCCGGTACGCCGCTGGCCGCGCTCCGTGGCGCCGGACTCGCCACCGGGGCAGACGTACTCGACCCAGCGCTGGACGCAGTCTTCGGCAGCCCAGCGCCGTACATGCTCGACTACTTCTAGACCGGCGCGTCGATTTCAGTCCGCCCAACGCCTCCGATTAGGGTTGTCGAACAAACGTTCGGAGGTGGTCCATGCGGGTGCTCGGCGTCGACCCGGGACTGACTCGGTGCGGCCTTGGCGTCGTCGAGGGCACACCGGGGAAGCCGCCGGCGCTGGTCGCCGTCGGGGTGATCCGGACGCCGGCCGAGCTGGACGTGTCCAAGCGGCTGGTCCAGATCGAGGCGGAGCTCGACGAGTGGATCGCGCGGCACCAGCCGGACGCGGTCGCGGTCGAGCGGGTGTTCGCGCAGCACAACGTCCGGACCGTGATGGGGACGGCGCAGGCATCGGGGGTCGCGATGGTCGTCGCCGCGCGGCGCGGGCTGCCGGTCGCGCTGCACACGCCGAGTGAGGTGAAGGCCGCGGTCACCGGATCGGGCCGCGCCGACAAGGAGCAGGTGACCACGATGGTCACCCGGATCCTCAAGCTGAGCGAGCGTCCGACGCCCGCCGACGCCGCGGACGCGCTGGCGCTGGCGATCTGCCAGGTCTGGCGCGGCGGCGTGGCGAGCAAGTTGCAGCAGGCGGCCACGAGCCGGTCCAACCTCGAGGCGGCCGCGCAGGCGCAGTCGCGGCTGCAGGTGGCGAGGTTGAGGGCCGCGGTGGCGGCGCAGCAGGGCAAGCGGTGAGCACGGATTTGAACGGGCTTGGAGGTTGGCGATGATCGCCTTTGTGCGGGGACCGGTGGCGGCCATCGGAGTGGACAGCGCCGTGGTCGAGGTCGGGGGAGTGGGCCTGCAGGTGTACTGCGACCCGGGCACGCTGGCGGGTCTGCGGCCGGGGCAGGAGGCCCGGATCTCGACGTCGATGGTGGTCCGCGAGGACTCGCTGACGCTGTACGGGTTCGCGGACGACGACGCGAAGAACCTGTTCGAGCTGTTGCAGACCGCGTCCGGCGTCGGGCCGAAGCTGGCCCAGGCCGCGCTCGCGGTGCTGAGCCCGGACCAGCTGCGGCAGGCCGTCGCGACCGAGGATCTCGCCGTACTCGTGAAGGTTCCCGGCATCGGGAAGAAGGGCGCGCAGCGGATCGTCCTGGAGCTCAAGGACAAGATCGGCGCCCCGTCCAAGACGGTGAGCGGTCGGCCGCTGCAGGTCCAGGAGGCGTGGCGCGAACAGGTGCACGCCGGTCTCGTCGGTCTGGGCTGGTCGGCGCGCGACGCCGAGGACGCGGTCACCGCCGTGTCGCCGCTCGCCGCCGAGAACCCGAACCCCTCCGTTCCCGATCTGCTGCGCGCCGCGCTGCGCGTGCTGTCCAAGGCGTGATCCATGGAAGACAACGTTCGGCCCCTCGTCTCCGCGGACGCGGTGGACCTCGAGGAACGCAAGATCGAGTCCGCCCTGAGGCCGCGGTCACTCGCCGAGTTCGGCGGGCAGCGCCGGGTCAGCGAGCAGCTCGAACTGGTGCTGCACGCGGCTCGTGGGCGCAACCGCGCGCCTGACCACGTGCTGCTGTCCGGTCCGCCCGGTCTGGGCAAGACCACGCTGGCGATGATCATCGCGAGCGAGATGTCCGCGCCACTGCGCGTCACCAGCGGTCCGGCCATCCAGCACGCCGGCGACCTGGCCGCGATCCTGTCCGGGCTGAGCGAGGGCGAAGTCCTGTTCCTGGACGAGATCCACCGGATGTCCCGGCCGGCCGAAGAGCTGCTGTACATGGCGATGGAGGACTTCCGCGTCGACGTGATCGTCGGCAAGGGGCCTGGCGCGACCGCGATCCCGCTGGAGATCCCGCCGTTCACCCTGGTCGGCGCGACCACGCGCGCGGGTCTGTTGCCCGGGCCGCTGCGGGACCGGTTCGGCTTCACCGGTCACCTCGAGTTCTACGACGCCGCCGAGCTGGAGAAG containing:
- the ruvC gene encoding crossover junction endodeoxyribonuclease RuvC, which encodes MRVLGVDPGLTRCGLGVVEGTPGKPPALVAVGVIRTPAELDVSKRLVQIEAELDEWIARHQPDAVAVERVFAQHNVRTVMGTAQASGVAMVVAARRGLPVALHTPSEVKAAVTGSGRADKEQVTTMVTRILKLSERPTPADAADALALAICQVWRGGVASKLQQAATSRSNLEAAAQAQSRLQVARLRAAVAAQQGKR
- the ruvA gene encoding Holliday junction branch migration protein RuvA: MIAFVRGPVAAIGVDSAVVEVGGVGLQVYCDPGTLAGLRPGQEARISTSMVVREDSLTLYGFADDDAKNLFELLQTASGVGPKLAQAALAVLSPDQLRQAVATEDLAVLVKVPGIGKKGAQRIVLELKDKIGAPSKTVSGRPLQVQEAWREQVHAGLVGLGWSARDAEDAVTAVSPLAAENPNPSVPDLLRAALRVLSKA
- the ruvB gene encoding Holliday junction branch migration DNA helicase RuvB is translated as MEDNVRPLVSADAVDLEERKIESALRPRSLAEFGGQRRVSEQLELVLHAARGRNRAPDHVLLSGPPGLGKTTLAMIIASEMSAPLRVTSGPAIQHAGDLAAILSGLSEGEVLFLDEIHRMSRPAEELLYMAMEDFRVDVIVGKGPGATAIPLEIPPFTLVGATTRAGLLPGPLRDRFGFTGHLEFYDAAELEKIVNRSAALLEVDITPEGATEIASRSRGTPRIANRLLRRVRDYAEVRADGIITLALSKAALDLYEVDKMGLDRLDRSVLDALCRRFGGGPVGLSTLAVAVGEERETVEEVAEPFLVRSGYLARTPRGRVATPAAWRHIGLKVPKGATFADTLFDTDED